One window of the Drosophila gunungcola strain Sukarami chromosome 3L unlocalized genomic scaffold, Dgunungcola_SK_2 000009F, whole genome shotgun sequence genome contains the following:
- the LOC128259692 gene encoding COMM domain-containing protein 4, with protein sequence MKFRFCGEGDCPDWVLAEIISTLSNLSTENLEQLSDLVALRICGQSFEESKIKSLTSTLTNEGKTAVACINFMLVNAARYSCTESIFGEEIQQLGLPKDHAAAMCRVLQKHSTAIRQTLIEKSFRINELQSVRDITTPGRTPPNYTTLELKISQELVDGLPKDTTHVLNLDRAQVKALLAELELARDAMEKYNN encoded by the exons ATG AAATTCCGTTTCTGTGGCGAAGGCGATTGCCCCGATTGGGTTTTGGCTGAGATCATATCCACACTCTCCAACTTGAGCACTGAAAACTTGGAACAACTCAGCGATCTGGTGGCTCTGCGAATTTGTGGTCAGTCATTTGAG gaatcaaaaattaaatcgcTGACATCCACACTTACTAATGAGGGCAAAACAGCAGTGGCCTGCATCAATTTTATGCTGGTCAACGCTGCTCGCTACAGCTGCACCGAAAGTATTTTTGGGGAGGAGATCCAACAGTTGGGACTGCCCAAGGATCATGCCGCAGCCATGTGCAGAGTTCTCCAAAAGCATTCAACTGCCATACGGCAAACACTAATAGAAAAGTCTTTCAGAA TTAATGAACTGCAAAGCGTTCGGGATATAACTACGCCTGGACGAACGCCTCCGAATTATACCACCTTGGAACTAAAAATCTCGCAAGAATTGGTTGATGGTCTGCCAAAGGACACCACACATGTTCTTAACTTAGATCGGGCTCAAGTAAAGGCTCTGCTTGCGGAGCTGGAACTGGCCCGAGATGCAAtggaaaaatacaataattaa
- the LOC128259877 gene encoding leucokinin has translation MQIVLWIVFLAFGRHIYGASVPAPISGQDSELSTCELQLSKYRRFILQAILSFEDVCDAYNSRPGGQESDSEGWLFRHYAPPPTSQRGEIWAFFRLLMAQFGDAEFSSVIRDAVIERCRIKSQLQRDEKRNSVVLGKKQRFHSWGGKRSPEPPILPDY, from the coding sequence ATGCAGATAGTCCTTTGGATAGTGTTCCTGGCCTTTGGCCGCCACATCTACGGAGCCAGTGTGCCGGCCCCGATTTCCGGACAGGATTCGGAGCTAAGCACCTGCGAGTTGCAGCTCTCCAAGTACCGCAGGTTCATCCTGCAGGCCATCCTCAGCTTCGAGGACGTCTGCGATGCGTACAACTCCCGACCGGGCGGACAGGAATCGGACTCGGAGGGATGGCTCTTCCGGCACTACGCCCCACCACCCACTTCGCAGAGGGGCGAAATCTGGGCCTTCTTCCGGCTGCTGATGGCCCAGTTCGGCGACGCGGAGTTCTCCTCCGTCATCCGGGATGCCGTCATCGAGAGGTGCCGCATCAAGTCGCAGTTGCAGCGGGACGAGAAGCGCAACTCGGTGGTCCTGGGCAAGAAGCAGCGGTTCCACTCGTGGGGCGGCAAAAGGTCCCCGGAACCACCGATCCTGCCGGATTACTAA